From Prevotella sp. oral taxon 299 str. F0039:
TTTTAGAGGTGAATCGTCGAGCGAAATATAGTTAGTAGATTCGTTGGTAAATAGCTGTTGTGCCTGTTTTTTCTTGCTTTTGAAAGGCAAAGACAATACAAAAACGTTCTCTTCGTGGTTATCAGAAGATAAAAAGAGCGTTCCTCCGTGCATTTCTGCAAGTGAATGAGCAACAGATAAGCCCAAACCAACTCCTCCATGTTTATTGTTTGTATCGTCTAACTGAAAAAATGGTTCGAAAATATGGTGTGCTTCATCGGCTGTTATCTTTCTACCATCGCTTATAATGCATATTTCAAAGTTATTATCTTTCAATTTTAACTCAACAATAATGGTGCTTCGGGTGTATTTTAAAGCGTTGTTCAACAGGTTACTCACAATCTTTGTAACCGCCTCTCTATCTATTTCAGATATAATTGGCTCGTCGGTGATGTTGCAAACAAGATTTTTTCGTCTGAGTGTTATGGTGGGTTCGAAACGAGAAACAATGTTGTTGAGCAACATGTTGACGTTGGTTTCTTCGTAATGCATTTGCAAATTGGCTGTTTCAACCTTTCTGAAATCGAGTAATTGCTCTGTGAGTTGCAACAAACGTTTGGTGTTACTGCGGGTAACATCTAAGTAGTGACTCATCTGTTTGTTTTCTATTTCCATCTCACTCATCGACTCTAAGGGAGCTTCTATCAAGGTTAAAGGCGTGCGAATTTCGTGTGCAATCTCTGTAAAGAAACGCACCTTACTTTCAAATACCTCTTTTTCTTTTTCGCTGGTCAAGAGCTTTTGGCGCACTTTGATATCTCTGTCTTTGTATTTTCGATACCATCTGAACCAAAAGAAGAACACCAATATGAGTAATAAGCCATAGCAAAGATATGCCCAAGAGGTTCTATACCAAGGTGCAAGAATAACAATTTCTAGCTGGCGTTCGTTTATTTGACCGTTGTTTTCAACCAAAACATGTAGCGTGTATGTGCCAATTGGCAGGTTGGCATATGATATTGAGGGCACATTGCCTTGCATGTTCACTTCGATCCACTCTTTATCAATAGGCTCTAACTTATATTTATAGTGCTTGTTGCCCATCGAAACAAAGTCGGGAGAAGCCATTTCTAATACGATATTGGCAGAGTCGTGGGGCAGAGTGATTTTATCTTTAAACAAGATGTCGGTGCTTCCTGCCACCTCTTTGCCGTCAATGAGTAGGCGAGTGAAGTATAATTTAGGCTTTTGAGCGTGAGGAATGTGTTTTAAAGGATTGAATTTTACCAGTCCATCGATGCCTCCAAAATAGAAATTACCCATGTTATCACTGCCCGCAGAGTGGTAGTTGAACTCGTTTCCAGGTAGTCCATCTTTAGTAGTAAACACCTTAACAGACTGGTTATGAGGGTTAAATTTTACCAATCCCTTGTTGGTTCCGAACCATAAAAAGCCCTTTGTGTCTTGCAGAATATCGTAGGTTACATCGTCGGGAAGCCCTTCTGCGATGCCCCAAGATGTAAAATTGTCGCTCTTTGCATTGTATCTGCTAATCCCTCCTCGGTCGGTTGAAAACCAAATGTTGTGTTGTTGGTCTTCCATTATAGAACTAATTGAGTTCGAACGCAGTCCGTTTGGATCGCGAGGATCGTAAACATAGCGTTTGAAAGTGTTGGTTCGAGGATTATAATGCCATATTCCGTTACCCATTGTTGCCATCCATAGGGTGCCATCGCTTGCTTCTAAGAGGTCGAAAACCCAGTCGTAGCCCACTTCTTTAATGCGTTCGAAAGTCGTTTTGCCCGCTTTTCGCACATAAAGTCCTGATCCTAACCCTACCCATAGGTTGTTTTGGCGGTCGGTGAGCGATGCGTAAACGCTGTTATCGTTTGTCTCTGAGTCTATTTCAGATAAGATAAAGTCTTTGCCTTGCTCGATTGTTCTCAAACCATTACGCAACAATCCAATTTGTAAAGCTCCCTTCGAGTTGCGTATAAACGTAACCCCTGTGGTGTTGTGCGATGCTTGATGCTTAGAGAATAGTTCTGTTTGAGGATTAAAAAGATAGGTTCCATGTGCCTCACTGCCTATCATC
This genomic window contains:
- a CDS encoding two-component regulator propeller domain-containing protein, with amino-acid sequence MASYIQARDHFSFSHINGNNGLSSGNVKTILQDSRGLMWFGTKNGLNRYDGYYVKHLDCYDNQHHIGNNNIGALYEDTQKNLWIGTDRGIYIFYPTTSTFQFVSSKTASGVSPDNWVQEICGDKRGNIWALLPDMGVFRWNKGAMSYYRITQKKGIKKQNPTSICVLPSGEILVGTAGAGLFRYDHKADCFNYIYEGDAFQLQNKNIISICNESNNHALLGCENGELYRYNLSTGKITPMTYSMSGRIFLRDLQCIDNELWIGTQQGLYVIDLKTSKERYLKEDLENRFSLSDNVIYYIYHAPDKSIWVGTMFGGVNYIMGNPFYFKSFLSSSFASSKEHIRIRGLSKFDNGQMMIGSEAHGTYLFNPQTELFSKHQASHNTTGVTFIRNSKGALQIGLLRNGLRTIEQGKDFILSEIDSETNDNSVYASLTDRQNNLWVGLGSGLYVRKAGKTTFERIKEVGYDWVFDLLEASDGTLWMATMGNGIWHYNPRTNTFKRYVYDPRDPNGLRSNSISSIMEDQQHNIWFSTDRGGISRYNAKSDNFTSWGIAEGLPDDVTYDILQDTKGFLWFGTNKGLVKFNPHNQSVKVFTTKDGLPGNEFNYHSAGSDNMGNFYFGGIDGLVKFNPLKHIPHAQKPKLYFTRLLIDGKEVAGSTDILFKDKITLPHDSANIVLEMASPDFVSMGNKHYKYKLEPIDKEWIEVNMQGNVPSISYANLPIGTYTLHVLVENNGQINERQLEIVILAPWYRTSWAYLCYGLLLILVFFFWFRWYRKYKDRDIKVRQKLLTSEKEKEVFESKVRFFTEIAHEIRTPLTLIEAPLESMSEMEIENKQMSHYLDVTRSNTKRLLQLTEQLLDFRKVETANLQMHYEETNVNMLLNNIVSRFEPTITLRRKNLVCNITDEPIISEIDREAVTKIVSNLLNNALKYTRSTIIVELKLKDNNFEICIISDGRKITADEAHHIFEPFFQLDDTNNKHGGVGLGLSVAHSLAEMHGGTLFLSSDNHEENVFVLSLPFKSKKKQAQQLFTNESTNYISLDDSPLKTPNQQGYTLLLVEDHDEMRRFIAEQLELHFIVETASNGNEALAILAERHIDIIVTDIMMPNMNGFELCKKVKSDINISHIPIVLLTARNDIQSKIEGLKAGAESYLEKPFSIKYLRQQLLSILDNRRRERTAFSQNPFFSIDSMKTNKADEEFINKVILKIEEHLADETFNVETMADLFCMSRSSLLRKIKTLFNLSPVELIRTIRMKKAAQLIQEGNHSIADVGFMVGISSPAYFSKQFGKQFGITPKDFEKQCKSNTKS